The Pirellulales bacterium genome has a window encoding:
- a CDS encoding glycosyltransferase family 2 protein yields METKDKGILMEHSLSVVIPALNEAGNIQGSIDSVTYAAEKHFDDYEIIIVNDGSTDQTLEIIQANIGKNPRIRVLSHDKPWGFGASYHDGRRQATKDYTVMVHGDNAFDKDTLSNFFSHVGEAEVICGYIANPAARSWTRRGISFAYTTTMNILFCMRLKYFNGLQIHKTAWLRQLNASSDGFGFQAELLIKAIKEGNTYVQVPTIHTERPGGGETKIFKMKNIRSVVRTMAGLYVWNIKRILSRKRS; encoded by the coding sequence ATGGAGACCAAAGACAAAGGCATCCTGATGGAACATTCGCTTAGTGTAGTAATTCCGGCTTTGAATGAAGCAGGCAATATTCAAGGTTCGATAGATTCTGTAACGTATGCGGCCGAGAAACATTTTGATGATTACGAAATCATCATTGTTAACGACGGAAGCACGGACCAGACGCTAGAAATTATTCAGGCTAACATTGGCAAGAATCCCCGCATTCGAGTCCTCTCACATGATAAACCATGGGGCTTTGGAGCCAGCTATCACGATGGGCGGCGACAAGCCACGAAAGATTACACGGTAATGGTGCATGGTGACAATGCATTTGACAAAGATACGCTGAGCAATTTCTTCTCGCATGTGGGCGAGGCCGAAGTGATCTGCGGGTATATCGCCAATCCCGCAGCCCGCAGCTGGACGCGGCGCGGAATATCGTTCGCTTACACGACGACGATGAACATATTGTTCTGCATGCGACTCAAGTATTTCAATGGGCTACAGATCCATAAAACCGCGTGGCTTCGGCAATTGAATGCCAGCAGCGACGGATTCGGTTTTCAGGCCGAATTATTGATTAAAGCCATTAAAGAAGGAAATACTTATGTACAAGTGCCGACGATTCATACCGAACGTCCCGGCGGCGGCGAAACCAAGATTTTTAAAATGAAGAATATTCGCTCGGTTGTGCGGACGATGGCAGGGCTCTATGTTTGGAATATCAAGCGGATTTTAAGTCGCAAGCGGAGTTAA
- a CDS encoding 4Fe-4S binding protein produces MAKQGPRKKLPKELAVINADNCTGCEACLEVCPVDCIVKVQQYDQFHNLQSFCEIDLERCVGCEVCVHIPGKKSNPYDLKVCPWDAIEMVPTEQVAQVVAQIGGPPQYIHANWDRLVGTAQHLAELKAAAG; encoded by the coding sequence ATGGCCAAACAAGGACCCCGGAAAAAGCTGCCTAAGGAATTGGCCGTCATCAATGCCGACAACTGCACCGGCTGCGAAGCCTGCTTGGAGGTCTGTCCCGTTGATTGCATCGTGAAGGTGCAGCAATACGACCAGTTTCATAACCTGCAAAGTTTTTGCGAAATCGATTTGGAACGCTGCGTCGGGTGCGAAGTGTGCGTCCACATTCCGGGAAAAAAATCCAATCCTTACGATTTGAAAGTTTGCCCTTGGGACGCCATCGAAATGGTCCCCACCGAGCAAGTCGCCCAAGTCGTGGCACAAATCGGCGGACCGCCGCAGTACATTCATGCCAATTGGGATCGCCTGGTGGGCACCGCGCAACACCTGGCGGAATTGAAAGCTGCAGCAGGCTAA